Genomic DNA from Streptomyces venezuelae:
GCTGGCCACGGCCGTCCCCCTCGGCATCCTCGCCGACCGGATCGGCCCGAAGAAGGTCCTGATCGGCGTCGGCCTGTGGCGCTGCGGCTGCTTCGTCCTCTATCCGTTCGTCCAGAACCTGTGGCAGTTCCTGACGGTGGTCTGCCTGCTCGGCCTCGTCGACAAGGCGGCGGCACCGATGGAACAGGCCCTGGTGGGGCAGGTGACGGCGACCGACGACCGGGTCAAGGTCGTCGCGGTGCTGCGGTCGCTGCGCAACGTCGGCTTCACCGTCGGTGCCCTCCTCGGCGGTGTCGGCCTGCTGATCGACACCCGGCCCGGTTACGCCGCGATCCTCCTGCTCAACGCCGCCTCGTTCGCCGTACTCGCGCTGCTCGCCCACCGCCTTCCGGTGCTCACCACCCCGGCGAAGAGCCTGCGGCGCCGCTTCTCCGTCGACGCGCTGCGGGACAGACCGTTCCTGTCGTTCACCGGCATCAACGCGGTGCTCACGATGCACATGACGCTCCTGAGCATCGGCATCCCGCTGTGGATCGTCGAGCACACACAGGCCCCGGCCGCGGTGATCTCACCCCTGGTGGCGGTCAACACGGTGCTCGCGGTGGCGCTGCAGGTGCGCGCGAGCCGCGGCACCGAGACCATCGCCGGTTCCGCGCGGGCGCTCGTGCGGGCGGGCATCGCCCTCGCCGTGTGCTGCCTGCTCCTGATCGCGGCACCGAAGCCGCCCGTCCTCGCGGCGGTCGGTGTGCTGCTTCTCGCCATGGTCGCGCTGACCGCGGGCGAGCTGTTCCAGTCCGCCGGGGGCTGGGGCGGTTCGTATCTGCTCGCGGCGCCCGGCCAGGAAGGCGTCTATCTGTCGGTCTTCTGGCTCGGCGTCGCCGTCCAGCAGATCGCGGCACCGCTCGTGGTCGGCCTCGTCATCACGGCAGGCACCACCGGGTGGGCCGTGCTGGCCGCGCTGTTCGCCGTCTGCGGCCTCGCCGCGCCAATGATCGGCCGGTGGGCGCAGGCCCGCGCCTCCATGAACCCGCAACTCGGTCAACCCGTCAGCTCATGATTCCAGGAGGGATCCATGTCCGTTCCGCTGTACGTCCCCGCAGGTGAAGGCGAATACGTCGACATCCGGGACACGAAGAGGACGTATCTGAAACTCACCACGCCCGACTCCGACGGGGAGTTCGGCTTCTTCGAGCACCACATGGCTCCGGAGGCGAAGGGCGCGGCCCCGCACATCCACAAGCAGTCCACGGAGATGTTCTACGTGGTCAAGGGCGAGATCGAGTTCACCATCGGGGACCGCAAGGTGGTCGGTGAGCCGGGCGCGTTCGCGTACGTCCCCAAGGGGGAGCCGCACGGCTTCACCAACCGGGGCACCGAGGACGCCACCCTGTTGATCATGTTCTACCCGATCTACGACCGTGAGGACTACTTCCGCGGACTGGGCCGGCTGACGGCCGACGGGCGCAATCCCAGCATGGAGGAGCTGCGCGAACACATGGCGAAGTACGACCAGTTCATGGTCTGAGACGGGGGCGGACACGGGGCCGGGACCGGCATCGGTCGGTCCCGGCCCCGTGTCCGCTTTCCCGGTGGCCACGGAGCGTACGCAATCGGTCCCAGATCGCCCGGAGGTTCCGGTTCCAGGGCACTCCATCCGACACAATCGCCCGCATGGAGATTTCCGAGCACATTCAAATAGTTGCCGACGAGGGCCGGTTGCTGGCCCGTGCCGCCGCCGAGGCGGGGACCGACGCCAAGGTGCCGACCTGTCCCGACTGGCAGGTACGGGACCTGTTGCGGCACGTCGGGATGGTTCACCGCTGGGCCGCCGCGTTCCTCGCCGAGCGGCGCACCTCGTATCAGCTCGGCGGCGAACTCCCCGACCTGGACGGCGACGCCCTCGTCGAGTGGTTCCGCGAGGGCCACGCCGCTCTCGTCGCGACGCTCGAATCGGCTCCGCCGGACGTCGAGTGCTGGACCTTCCTGCCCGCGCCCTCCTCGCTGGCCTTCTGGGCCCGGCGGCAGGCGAACGAGACGACCGTCCATCGCGTGGACGCCGAGTCCGCGCGTGGGGGTACGCCGTCGCCGCTGGACGCTGCCTTCGCCGTGGACGGGATCGAGGAGCTGCTGTTCGGCTTCCACGCGCGCGACAAGAGCCGCGTGCGCAGTGTGACCCCGCGGGCGCTGCGGGTGCGGGCCACGGACGGGCCGACCTGGACCGTGCGCCTCACCGACGGGCCCCCGGCCGCCGAGCACGGCGCGACGGCGCCCGCCGACTGCGAGGTGTCGGGACCCGCGGCGCGCCTCTACCTGGCGCTGTGGAACCGGCTGCCGTTCCCGGAGGTGACGGGCGACACCGCACTGGCGGCGCTGTGGCGGGAGAGGTCCGCCATCGTCATGGGGTGACGTCAGCAGCGGGCCGGCGGGGGCCGTCGGCCCGGACGGGCGTCAGATCGCGGAACTGCCGAGCATCCGCCCGAGGACGGCCCGCTGCAGCGGCCGCACCTCCTGGTGCAGTGCGCGACCCTTGTCGGTGAGGGAGACGCGTACGCCGCGACGGTCCTCGCTGCACATCCCGCGCTCCACGAGGCCGTCCTTCTCGAGGCGCCCGATGAGACGGGAGAGCGCGCTCTGGCTCAGGTGGACCTGCGCGGAGATCTCCTGCACGCGGAACGTACATCCACCGTCGTCCGAGGAACCCTCGGCCAGCACGTCGAGGACCTCGAAGTCGCTCGCGCCCAGACCGTGCGGGTGCAGCTCCCGGTCGAGCTCGCACAGGGTGCGCGCATGCACCGCGAGGATGCCGCGCCATTGCTGCACGAGCCCCTGCTCGCGCTCGTCGAGCCCCTGCTCGGCCGTTTTCGCCGCCATGGAACCGCACGGTAGCAGAGTTCCGAGCGTTCATTGCACCAGCATTAAATGCATACGCATTCAAAGTGGTCAGGTGCGGTCCCGCCCGGCCGCGGCCCTGAGTGCGGCGATCGTGAGCGCCACGACCAGCAGCGAGGCGAGTGTCGCGATCGCCGCGGACAGGGTGGGCAGCGGCGCCGTCACCCGTTCCGGCCGCAGGACGAAGGCGAGCGCCTTCGAATCGAGCCGGTCGTCCACCAGATGGGCGACGGTCAGCGCACCGGCCACCAGGGTGCCCGCCACGGCCACGAACGGCGAGCCGCTCAGACACAGTGCCGCGCCCGTCACGGCGCAGATGACGGAGACCCCGAGCGCGACGGCGAGGCCGACGGTGGGCGCCCCCGACCAGGTCAGCGGGAAGTGGGCCGCCGCGCAGAGCAGGAGCAGCACACCCGCCACGCGACGCAGCCACACCAATGAGGTCCGGGTCCGCACCTGCGCGGCCGGGGCGTCGGAGGCGTTCGGAGCGGACGGAGTGGCG
This window encodes:
- a CDS encoding maleylpyruvate isomerase family mycothiol-dependent enzyme, with the protein product MEISEHIQIVADEGRLLARAAAEAGTDAKVPTCPDWQVRDLLRHVGMVHRWAAAFLAERRTSYQLGGELPDLDGDALVEWFREGHAALVATLESAPPDVECWTFLPAPSSLAFWARRQANETTVHRVDAESARGGTPSPLDAAFAVDGIEELLFGFHARDKSRVRSVTPRALRVRATDGPTWTVRLTDGPPAAEHGATAPADCEVSGPAARLYLALWNRLPFPEVTGDTALAALWRERSAIVMG
- a CDS encoding MFS transporter; amino-acid sequence: MSVLRQRARGWRRSVPGGRVGLRLSVMAMIDAVGTGAFLAVSVPFITRSVGLSVGELSLGLTLSAAVALATAVPLGILADRIGPKKVLIGVGLWRCGCFVLYPFVQNLWQFLTVVCLLGLVDKAAAPMEQALVGQVTATDDRVKVVAVLRSLRNVGFTVGALLGGVGLLIDTRPGYAAILLLNAASFAVLALLAHRLPVLTTPAKSLRRRFSVDALRDRPFLSFTGINAVLTMHMTLLSIGIPLWIVEHTQAPAAVISPLVAVNTVLAVALQVRASRGTETIAGSARALVRAGIALAVCCLLLIAAPKPPVLAAVGVLLLAMVALTAGELFQSAGGWGGSYLLAAPGQEGVYLSVFWLGVAVQQIAAPLVVGLVITAGTTGWAVLAALFAVCGLAAPMIGRWAQARASMNPQLGQPVSS
- a CDS encoding cupin domain-containing protein; this encodes MSVPLYVPAGEGEYVDIRDTKRTYLKLTTPDSDGEFGFFEHHMAPEAKGAAPHIHKQSTEMFYVVKGEIEFTIGDRKVVGEPGAFAYVPKGEPHGFTNRGTEDATLLIMFYPIYDREDYFRGLGRLTADGRNPSMEELREHMAKYDQFMV
- a CDS encoding MarR family winged helix-turn-helix transcriptional regulator codes for the protein MAAKTAEQGLDEREQGLVQQWRGILAVHARTLCELDRELHPHGLGASDFEVLDVLAEGSSDDGGCTFRVQEISAQVHLSQSALSRLIGRLEKDGLVERGMCSEDRRGVRVSLTDKGRALHQEVRPLQRAVLGRMLGSSAI